GGGGAGCAGGTGATGGGCTGGTTGCGGGAGCTGTTCACGGGGCTCCATCTGAAGGTGAACGAGGCCAAGAGCGCGGTGGATCTGGCGATGCGCCGCAAGGTGCTGGGCTACAGCTTCTGGCTGGGACCCGGCGGTGGGGTGAAGCGCCGGGTGGCCAAGAAAGCCCAGGACAAGCTGAAGGAGCGAGTGCGTCACACGACGCGGCGCATTTGAACCGCCCGGTGCGGACCCGCAGGCCGGGTGGTGTGGCAGGGGGTGCCGGGGATTCCCCGGCACCCCTATGCCGATCATCCACCCGAGTCCACCGGTGGGTGCTAGTCGATCTTGTGCACCCGCCGCCGGTCGATCTTCTGGGTATTGCAGATTTGCTTGATCAGCTCCAGATACTTGTCCGGCTCGGGGAAGGCGATCAGTTGCATGATCTCAACCAGCTCGTTCTCGCGGGGATTGGCCTTGTCGGCCTCCGGCTCCCCGCCCTTGGCGTTTTCAACCTCCCCTTCCCGCGGGCGGACCTTCTTCTCTGCCATGCTGCACCTCGGATCCTGTTCTGCCTGACGGCAAGCCTCCCTTCACGTCGAGGAGGCCACGGCGCAATATACCTCCAAACCGGTTGTGCCGCGCGCAGTGCCGTTGGCTGGGATCGCCCTGGGAAAAAGCTGCCGCTGTGCGGGGAGACAGGCAGGAATTGGTAATTTCTGCCTGTCATCAATGCGCCACATGCCACGGAGGCCCAGTGAAATCCACAGTCAACACGCCGCACGCGCCCGCCGCCATCGGACCCTACAGCCAGGGCACGATTTGCCGCAGCGGAAGCAACCTGCTCTTCACAGCCGGGCAGATCGCCCTCAATCCGGTCTCGGGTGAACTGGTCGGCGACACGGTGGAGGCGCAAGCCCGCCAGGTGCTGGAGAACCTTCGCGCCATCATCGAAGCGGCCGGCGGGTCCATGGGCAGCGTGCTCAAGGTCACGATCTACATGAAAAACATGCAGGACTACGCCAAAATCAACAAGGTCTACGCCACTTACTTCGACGAGCTGCCCCCCGCCCGCAGCGCCGTGGAGGTGTCCCGCCTGCCCCGCGACGTGCTGGTGGAAATGGAGGCGGTGGCGGAGCTGGAGCGCTAGTGCCGCGGCGGCTGCTGCTGGGACTCCTCGTGCTGATACCCCTCCTCGCCGCGGCCGAGGCGCCACGGGCGGCCGAGGTGGACAGCCTGTCCCTGCTCCAGGGGCGACGCGCCATGTGGCGCAGCGCCGCCCTGGGTGGCTGGGGCCAGGCCACCAACGGGCAATGGTTGAAAGCCCTGTTCTTCTCGGGGGCGGAACTCTCCATCGTGGCGGGCGCCGTGGGGCAGCACCGCGAGTGGCGTCACTGGCAGCAGCGGCGCCGGGAGGCGAGCGACCCCCTCATGATCGACTTCACCATGCGCCGGGAGGACTTCTACCTGCGGGACCGCAACAAGCTCATCTGGTGGTGGATGTGGGTCAAGCTGGCCTCCGTCCTGGATGCCTACGTCAGCGGTTCCATGTCCAACTTCGACGCCGGCTGGGAGGAGAGGGGATCCGGGTCGGGCTGGTCGCTGGAACCGGTCGTCCTCGCCACAGGGACGCCGGGGGTGGGACTGGCCATCCGGCTTCCTTGAGCGGACAATGAAGCGGGAGGATGATGGCATGCGGGAGGCGCAGGGCGCACGACCCGTCTGGGGCAGCCGACTGGGCTTCATCCTGGCCGCGGCGGGCAGCGCCATCGGGCTGGGCAACATCTGGAAGTTCCCCTACATCACCGGGGAGAACGGGGGCGGCCTCTTCGTCCTCATCTATCTGGGATGCGTGGCCCTGGTCGGTCTGCCCATCATGGTGGCCGAGGTCTTGCTGGGGCGGGCCAGCCGCCAGAGTCCGGTGGGCGCCTTCGAGAACCTGAGCGGCCGGCCCACCGCCTGGTCCTTCACGGGATGGCTGGGCGTGGGCGCCGGCTTCATCATCCTCTCCTATTACAGCGTGGTGGCCGGCTGGGCGCTCAACTACATCCTCCTCTCCCTGATGGACCGCTTCCGCCACCTGGACGCGCAGCAGACCGTGGCGGTCTTCGACCAGCTTTACTCCGCGGGCGACATCACCCTTTTCTGGCACCTGCTCTTCATGACGGCGACGGTGGGGGTGGTGATGGGCGGAGTGCGCCGGGGCATCGAGCGGGCCTGCCGCCTGCTCATGCCCGCCCTCTTCGTCATCATCGTCTTGCTGGTCGGCTACTCGGTCTTCCTGCCCAACCAGGGTTTCCTCAAGGCCCTCGATTTCACCTTCACGCCCCACCCAGAGCTGCTCACCCGGCGCAGCGTGCTGGAGGCGTTGGGACACGCCTTCTTCACCCTTTCCCTGGGCATGGGCGCCATGCTCACCTACGGCTCCTATCTGGACGAGAAGGCCGACCTGGTGCGCAGCTCGGTGCAGGTGGTGGTGCTGGATTCCCTCATCGCCCTGCTCGCCTGCCTCATGGTCTATCCCGTGCTCTTCTCCTTCGGACTGCCGCCGGCGGCGGGTCCGGGCCTGGTCTTCAAGAGCCTGCCCATGCTGCTCTCGCAGCTGCCGGGCGGTCTCCTGCTCGCGCTCATGTTCTTCACGCTGATCGCCTTCGCCGCCCTCACCAGCGCCATCAGCCTGCTCGAGGTGGTGTCGGCCACATTGATCGACCGCCTGGGCTGGACGCGGCAGCGCGCCGCCCTGGTGGCCGGCGGGCTCATCTGCGCCTTCGGCATCCCCAGCGCCCTCTCCGGCGACGGGCGCCTCTTCGGCGCCTGGGCGGAGATCTTCGGCCACAATTTCTTCGACACGATGGACTACCTGGCCAGCAACTGGATGTTGCCCATGGGCGGTCTGGCCATCGCCCTCTACACCGGCTGGGTCCTGCCCGACAGCAAGCGGCGGGCGGCCTTCGGGGCGCCGGAGGGCGGCCGCGCCTATGGCGCCTTCGTCCTGCTGCTGCGCTGGGTGACCCCGGTGATGGTCCTGCTCGTCCTTCTCCACAAAATCGGCCTGCTGCAGCAACTGGGAGTGGTTGGTTCATGAGCTACATGCGCAGCCTGGGCGGCTACTGTGGCATCTTCGGGATCTATGGCGTGGACCAAGCAGCCTCCCTGGCCGTGCTGGGTCTCAACGCCCTCCAGCATCGGGGACAGGAATCCTGCGGCATCGTCTCGACGGAGGGCGGCCGCCTGCACCGGCGTATCGGCATGGGCCTGGTGGGGGAGGTCTTCAGCCGGCCCGAGCATGTGGCCGGCCTGCCCGGCACGGCCGCCATCGGCCACACGCGCTACTCGACGACGGGCAGCAGCGACTACCACAACATCCAGCCCATCCAGGTCATCACCAAGGACGGCGAGCTGGCCATGGCCCACAACGGCAACCTGACCAATTCCGTCGCCCTGCGCCGGGAGTTGGAGGCCGAGGGCGCCATCTTCCAGACGACGACGGACTCGGAGGTCATCCTGCATCTTCTGGCGCGCAGCCGCGGCGCCAGCTGGGAGGAGCGCATCCGCGAGGCCCTCTCCCGCCTCAAAGGGGCCTTCTCCCTCGTCTTCCTCAGCCCGGAGGGCATGGCCGTCGCCCGCGACCCGCTCGGTTTCCGTCCCCTGGCCATGGGCCAGCTGGAGGGCCACCCCGTCTTCGCCAGCGAATCCTGCGCCTTCGACATGATCGGGGCGCGCACCCTGCGCGACGTGGAGCCCGGCGAGCTGCTCATGGTCAACGGCGGTCCGCTCCACAGCGTGCAGGTCACGCCCAGTCCGCGTCGCGCCCACTGCATCTTCGAGTTCGTCTACTTCAGCCGGCCGGACTCCAAGATCTTCGGCGAGAACGTGGACAAGACGCGGCGGAAGCTGGGCAAGGCCCTGGCCATCGAGCATCCCGCCGACGAGGCGGACATCGTCCTGCCCGTGCCCGACTCCTCCAACACGGCCGCCCTGGGTTACAGCCGGCGCAGCGAGGCCAAGTTCGAGCTGGGCCTCATCCGCAACCACTACATCGGCCGCACCTTCATCCGTCCCGGGCAGCAAAGCCGCGTGGACGGCGTGCGCCTCAAGTTCAATGCCGTGGAGGGAGTGCTGCGGGACCGCCGCGTGGTCCTGGTGGACGACAGCGTGGTGCGCGGCACGACCATGCGCAAGCTGATCCTCCTGCTGCGGGAGGCGGGCGCCACCGCCGTCCATGTGCGCATCGCCAGCCCGCCCGTGCGCCACCCCTGCTTCTATGGGATGGATTTCCCCGACGAGGACGAGCTGGCCGCCAGCGGCCGCGACGTGGAGGACCTGCGCATCCTGCTGGGGGCCGACTCCCTCAGCTACCTGAGCCAGGAGGGCATGCTGGCCGCCACGGGCATGGATCCCGGCTCCTTTTGCACCGCCTGCTTCTCCGGCGACTACCCGGAGGAGATCATTGACGCCGGGCTGCCCGCCGGAGTCCGCCTGCCCGCCCGGGACAGGCAGCCTGGCGGCGCCACCCCCCCACCGGAGGAGAGCCTTTCGTGAGCGAGGAGACATTCCGATTGCCCGACGAACACCTGGAGACGGCCAAGCAGATCGCCACGGCCCATGTCCGTCGCCGCGGCTGCCGGGTCTGCTACGGCCGCGGCTGGATGGGCCTGGCCCAGGACAACACCATCGTCCTCTGCCACAAGTGCGTGGATGAGGAGGCGGCGCTGCAGGCCTGGAAGGAGCATGTCGCCGCCGTGCCCGAGTTGAGGGTCCACTACCCTGAATTCTTCACCGAGGCCGACGGGGGAGGCGAGGCATGAGGCTGCTGATCGTGGAGGATGACGGCGGCAGCCGCACCATCCTCGAGGAGCATGTGGGCGCCCGCGGCTGGACGACCTGCTGCGCCGCCTCGCCCGTCCAGGCCGAACAGCTGCTGTCCGGCCGGGAGGTGGACCTGGTCTTGAGCGACATCCATCTGCCCGGCTCCAGCGGCACCGACCATATCCGCCGCTTTTGCGAGCGGGGCCTGCCCGTGGTGGTGATGACAGGCTTCCCCTCGCTGGAGACCTGCCTGGACAGCATGCGGCACGGCGCCGCCGGCTATCTGGTCAAACCCTTCAAGGTGGCCGAGTTCATCGCCATCGCCGAGCGGGTGTTGGCCGAGCGGCGGCGCCTGGGGGACCTGGAGGCGCGGATCCGCCAGCTGGAGGCGGAGTTGGCCCGCCGGCCCTTGGACTTTCCCACCACTGGAACAGGGCATGAGCCGGAAATGGAGAAGAGGTGACCGGCAACGATCTGCACCCGGGCGGCGCCCCCGCCCAC
Above is a genomic segment from bacterium containing:
- a CDS encoding group II intron reverse transcriptase/maturase, with the translated sequence GEQVMGWLRELFTGLHLKVNEAKSAVDLAMRRKVLGYSFWLGPGGGVKRRVAKKAQDKLKERVRHTTRRI
- a CDS encoding DUF5683 domain-containing protein → MPRRLLLGLLVLIPLLAAAEAPRAAEVDSLSLLQGRRAMWRSAALGGWGQATNGQWLKALFFSGAELSIVAGAVGQHREWRHWQQRRREASDPLMIDFTMRREDFYLRDRNKLIWWWMWVKLASVLDAYVSGSMSNFDAGWEERGSGSGWSLEPVVLATGTPGVGLAIRLP
- a CDS encoding sodium-dependent transporter — its product is MREAQGARPVWGSRLGFILAAAGSAIGLGNIWKFPYITGENGGGLFVLIYLGCVALVGLPIMVAEVLLGRASRQSPVGAFENLSGRPTAWSFTGWLGVGAGFIILSYYSVVAGWALNYILLSLMDRFRHLDAQQTVAVFDQLYSAGDITLFWHLLFMTATVGVVMGGVRRGIERACRLLMPALFVIIVLLVGYSVFLPNQGFLKALDFTFTPHPELLTRRSVLEALGHAFFTLSLGMGAMLTYGSYLDEKADLVRSSVQVVVLDSLIALLACLMVYPVLFSFGLPPAAGPGLVFKSLPMLLSQLPGGLLLALMFFTLIAFAALTSAISLLEVVSATLIDRLGWTRQRAALVAGGLICAFGIPSALSGDGRLFGAWAEIFGHNFFDTMDYLASNWMLPMGGLAIALYTGWVLPDSKRRAAFGAPEGGRAYGAFVLLLRWVTPVMVLLVLLHKIGLLQQLGVVGS
- a CDS encoding RidA family protein; translated protein: MKSTVNTPHAPAAIGPYSQGTICRSGSNLLFTAGQIALNPVSGELVGDTVEAQARQVLENLRAIIEAAGGSMGSVLKVTIYMKNMQDYAKINKVYATYFDELPPARSAVEVSRLPRDVLVEMEAVAELER
- the purF gene encoding amidophosphoribosyltransferase; the encoded protein is MSYMRSLGGYCGIFGIYGVDQAASLAVLGLNALQHRGQESCGIVSTEGGRLHRRIGMGLVGEVFSRPEHVAGLPGTAAIGHTRYSTTGSSDYHNIQPIQVITKDGELAMAHNGNLTNSVALRRELEAEGAIFQTTTDSEVILHLLARSRGASWEERIREALSRLKGAFSLVFLSPEGMAVARDPLGFRPLAMGQLEGHPVFASESCAFDMIGARTLRDVEPGELLMVNGGPLHSVQVTPSPRRAHCIFEFVYFSRPDSKIFGENVDKTRRKLGKALAIEHPADEADIVLPVPDSSNTAALGYSRRSEAKFELGLIRNHYIGRTFIRPGQQSRVDGVRLKFNAVEGVLRDRRVVLVDDSVVRGTTMRKLILLLREAGATAVHVRIASPPVRHPCFYGMDFPDEDELAASGRDVEDLRILLGADSLSYLSQEGMLAATGMDPGSFCTACFSGDYPEEIIDAGLPAGVRLPARDRQPGGATPPPEESLS
- a CDS encoding response regulator — encoded protein: MRLLIVEDDGGSRTILEEHVGARGWTTCCAASPVQAEQLLSGREVDLVLSDIHLPGSSGTDHIRRFCERGLPVVVMTGFPSLETCLDSMRHGAAGYLVKPFKVAEFIAIAERVLAERRRLGDLEARIRQLEAELARRPLDFPTTGTGHEPEMEKR